In the Drosophila takahashii strain IR98-3 E-12201 chromosome 3R, DtakHiC1v2, whole genome shotgun sequence genome, one interval contains:
- the ZnT86D gene encoding zinc transporter 7: MIPLSHKDRSSFGYRVREKLNSWKRLIFSDRNSRNLFLFLLLNLSFAFVELFYGIATNSLGLISDSFHMFFDCTGLLAGLAASVITKWKANDKFSYGYVRAEVLAGFVNSLFLLFIAFFILSEGVERLIEPPEVKHERLFVVSVLGLLVNLVGIYAFNHGGHGHSHGGGGHGHSHGGGGGHGHGHSHSHNDAGSHNHQAITLDNGHGHSHDHDSHDHSHGDMSGSNSQIMRGVFLHILADTLGSVGVIISAVLMHMFGWMIADPICSIFIALLIALSVLSLIKESIMILMQRQPTDLDRSLPQCYQKVTGLAGVYAVQEPHFWTLCSDVYVGALKLEVSKNVDPKYVVTHTRMIFEAVGVKQIYIQLDYV, translated from the exons ATGATACCGCTGTCGCACAAGGACCGCAGCAGCTTCGGCTACCGGGTGCGGGAGAAGCTCAACAGCTGGAAGCGGCTCATCTTCTCCGACCGCAACTCCCGCAATCTGTTCCTCTTCCTGCTGCTCAACCTGAGCTTCGCCTTCGTGGAGCTCTTCTACGGCATTGCGACGAATAGTTTGG GCCTGATCTCCGACTCGTTCCACATGTTCTTCGACTGCACGGGCCTCTTGGCGGGACTGGCCGCCTCGGTTATCACCAAGTGGAAGGCCAACGACAAGTTCTCGTATGGCTATGTGCGCGCCGAGGTGCTGGCCGGTTTTGTCAACAGTCTGTTCCTGTTGTTCATCGCCTTCTTCATCCTGTCGGAGGGCGTGGAGCGACTGATCGAGCCGCCGGAGGTCAAGCACGAGCGTCTGTTTGTTGTGTCCGTGCTGGGCCTGCTGGTCAACTTGGTGGGCATCTATGCCTTCAATCACGGCGGCCACGGACACTCGCATGGCGGCGGTGGACACGGGCACTCccacggcggcggcggtggccatGGACACGGACATTCGCACAGCCACAACGACGCCGGCAGCCACAATCACCAGGCCATCACTTTGGACAATG GTCACGGACACTCGCACGACCACGACAGCCATGACCACTCGCATGGGGACATGTCGGGCAGCAACTCGCAGATCATGCGCGGCGTCTTCCTGCACATCCTGGCCGATACATTGGGATCGGTGGGCGTGATCATCTCGGCAGTGCTGATGCACATGTTCGGCTGGATGATTGCGGACCCCATCTGCTCCATCTTCATCGCCCTGCTCATAGCGCTGAGTGTGCTGAGTTTGATCAAGGAATCGATCATGATCCTGATGCAGCGTCAGCCCACCGACCTGGATCGTTCGCTGCCGCAGTGCTACCAGAAGGTCACGGGATTGGCCGGCGTCTATGCGGTGCAGGAGCCGCACTTCTGGACCCTCTGCTCCGATGTCTACGTGGGAGCCCTCAAGCTGGAGGTGTCCAAGAACGTCGATCCCAAGTACGTGGTTACGCACACGCGGATGATCTTCGAGGCGGTGGGCGTGAAGCAGATCTACATACAGCTGGATTACGTTTGA
- the LOC108068048 gene encoding transcription factor Ouib, whose translation MNEFCRTCGKTIVADQCLQIFSKEGRKLLQCVRSITNCWLQDVQNLPNLMCFDCQVLLRQVQKFRRRCAKIEKYFARRRSRMNLGEAPAAVPLQLPVQQTAAPDPLGIDELMAASEIKLEPSQVQMEQETESSYPEEQLEEGISYEDAPGEDFLPLPEDYGEAQTEMMATTTTTTGKQGRIKTSVKSSRHTMRMGRKLIHVKVIDDKQPKRIVDRNGQNAKPCICEHCGRQFKDTSNLNVHLLRHTGTKPFECEQCHQKCYTLHLLRRHQLKHTEGPYACTFCGLEYSTNSSRVRHEREACKKGRAPQSKWEIIKKGERTFHCEVCDLWFLRAGNFTQHINSSSHAENERKKKRKSKTVEPSALNT comes from the exons ATGAACGAGTTCTGCCGCACCTGCGGCAAGACCATCGTGGCCGACCAATGCCTCCAGATCTTCTCGAAGGAGGGTCGAAAGCTGCTGCAGTGCGTGCGCTCCATAACAAATTGCTGG CTGCAGGATGTCCAGAATTTGCCCAACCTCATGTGCTTCGATTGCCAGGTGCTGCTCAGGCAGGTCCAGAAATTCCGCCGGCGCTGTGCGAAGATCGAGAAATACTTCGCCAGGCGGCGGAGCAGAATGAATCTCGGCGAGGCGCCTGCCGCTGTGCCGCTGCAGCTGCCCGTCCAGCAAACGGCCGCTCCCGATCCGCTGGGCATCGATGAGCTGATGGCGGCCAGCGAAATCAAACTGGAACCCAGCCAGGTGCAAATGgagcaggaaacggaatcctCGTATCCAGAGGAGCAGCTCGAAGAAGGCATTAGTTATGAAGATGCTCCGGGTGAGGACTTTCTGCCCCTGCCAGAGGACTACGGAGAAGCACAGACGGAAATGatggccaccaccaccaccaccactggCAAACAGGGAAGAATCAAGACCAGTGTCAAGTCCAGCAGGCACACAATGCGCATGGGCAGGAAACTGATCCACGTGAAAGTCATCGACGACAAGCAGCCGAAGCGAATTGTGGACCGCAACGGTCAGAACGCCAAGCCCTGTATCTGCGAGCACTGCGGCAGGCAATTCAAAGACACCAGCAATCTCAATGTCCACCTTCTGCGGCACACGGGCACCAAGCCCTTTGAGTGCGAGCAGTGCCACCAGAAGTGCTACACCCTACATCTGCTGCGTCGCCACCAGCTGAAGCACACGGAGGGTCCCTACGCCTGCACTTTCTGCGGCCTGGAGTACAGCACGAATAGCTCTCGGGTGAGGCACGAAAG GGAGGCGTGCAAAAAGGGACGAGCTCCGCAGTCCAAGTGGGAGATCATCAAAAAGGGCGAACGCACTTTCCA CTGCGAAGTGTGCGATCTGTGGTTCCTGCGCGCTGGCAACTTTACACAGCACATCAACTCCTCCAGTCACGCTGAAAACGAACGCAAAAAGAAACGCAAATCGAAAACAGTGGAACCCTCCGCCCTAAATACATGA
- the Tctp gene encoding translationally-controlled tumor protein homolog, with product MKIYKDIITGDEMFADTYKMKLVDDVIYEVYGKLITRQGDDIVLAGANASAEEADEGTEITSETGVDVVLNHRLSECFAFGDKKSYTLYLKDYMKKVLAKLEENAPDQVDVFKTNMNKAMKDILGRFKELQFFTGESMDCDGMVALVEYREIDGNSVPVLMFFKHGLEEEKC from the coding sequence ATGAAGATCTACAAGGACATCATCACCGGCGACGAGATGTTCGCCGACACCTACAAGATGAAGCTGGTGGACGACGTGATCTACGAGGTCTACGGCAAGCTGATCACCCGCCAGGGCGACGATATCGTGCTGGCTGGAGCCAACGCCTCCGCCGAGGAGGCGGACGAGGGCACCGAAATCACCTCGGAGACTGGCGTCGACGTTGTGCTGAACCACCGCCTGTCGGAGTGCTTCGCCTTCGGGGACAAGAAGTCCTACACCCTCTACCTGAAGGACTACATGAAGAAGGTGCTGGCCAAGCTGGAGGAGAACGCCCCCGACCAGGTGGACGTGTTCAAGACCAACATGAACAAGGCCATGAAGGACATCCTCGGCCGCTTCAAGGAGCTGCAGTTCTTCACCGGCGAGTCGATGGACTGCGACGGCATGGTGGCCCTGGTGGAGTACCGCGAAATCGATGGCAACAGCGTTCCAGTGCTGATGTTCTTCAAGCACGGACTGGAGGAGGAGAAGTGCTAA
- the RpS25 gene encoding small ribosomal subunit protein eS25: MPPKKDAKSSAKQPQKTQKKKEGSGGGKAKKKKWSKGKVRDKLNNQVLFDKATYEKLYKEVPAYKLITPSVVSERLKIRGSLAKRALIELREKGLIKQVVQHHSQVIYTRATKGDEA, encoded by the exons ATG CCGCCTAAGAAGGACGCAAAGTCTTCGGCCAAGCAGCCGCAAAAGACACAAAAGAAGAAGGAGGGATCCGGCGGCGGCAaggccaagaagaagaagtggTCCAAGGGAAAAGTCAGGGATAAGCTGAACAACCAGGTGCTGTTCGACAAGGCCACCTACGAGAAGCTGTACAAGGAAGTTCCCGCCTACAAGCTGATCACCCCATCGGTGGTCTCCGAGCGTCTGAAGATCCGCGGCTCCCTGGCCAAGCGTGCTCTCATCGAGCTGCGCGAGAAGG GTCTGATCAAGCAGGTCGTGCAGCATCATTCCCAGGTCATCTACACACGTGCCACCAAGGGCGATGAGGCATAA